The genomic region CGAACCACGTGCATCTCGTCGCGGTGCCGAAGACGGCCGAGGCCCTCGCGCGCGCCCTCGGCGAAGCGCATCGGCGGTACACGCATCGCATCAACTCCCGCAAAGGTTGGCGCGGGTACCTCTGGCAAGGCCGGTTCGGCTCCTTCGTCATGGAACGGGCGCATGTCCTGGCGGTGGTGCAATACGTCGAGCGGAATCCGGTGCGGGCGGGGCTCGTCAAGCGCGCCTGGCAATGGCCGTGGTCTAGCGCGGCCGGACACGTCGGCGGCCGGCCCGATGCGCTCGTGCACTCCAACCCGCTGGTGGAGGATGTGTCGGACTGGCGGCGGTTTTTGATGCAAGCCGAGGACGAGGCGGCGTTGGATGCGATCCGCCGGCACGGGCGGACGGGGCGACCGTGGGGGGCCTCGTGGTTCCTGGGGCGTCTGGAGAAGCGCCTCGGGCGGCGCGTCCGCCCCGGCCAACCCGGCCGACCGCGCAAGGCCAAAGGAAAATAGTATTATGTCCCCAGATTACAGATTATCGCAATTTACGGCGCTTTGGGGTCGTGCGGCACCGTTCTGTTTGGCCGACGCAGAGGGCGGCGCGAAAGAATTTGTCTGACTTGCTCAAATGGCACAAATGCCGACCAAGATTTTGTACTGGCGACAGCAGGTGCTACGTCCCACCGAGGAGTTTCGCCAATCTGAACCGCTTTGCCCGGAACCTCAATCGCGTTCTGGTTCTCTTTCATGCCTTTTGACCTCCAACTTTAAGGACCGCAATACGGCGCTCCAACAACAGGTTTGCGCCAGACATCAACTGTAAGCGGAATTCACCTGGTCCAGGCATTACAACGTTGGCCGCGGCAAAGTCGATTTCCGCCACAATCCCAGGATCATCAAACTGTACCTCGCCTTTCAATTCAAACACCGGATTCCGTTCTTCGTCTACGTCTACCCGTGGTGAAAAAAGCCGGCCTGCCCTCATCCTTTTTGAGCCCCGGCGGGGCGACTGATCCCGGCGCACCGGGACTCAGGGCGGCGCCTTAGGCTCGCGGCTCGAATCCCGGCGCGCCGGGACGGTTACGCCCTTTTTTCGAGGCGGAACTTCAGGTCGGAGATGAAGGGGGCCTTGACGCGGGCCTGGAGGCCTTCGAGAAGTTCCTGCCGGCGGAAGTTGTTCAGTTCCGACAGGAGCGTGCTCGAATCGACGACGAAGGTGGCGGTGCCTTTACGGATCCCGTCGAGGCAGGTGTGAACGGCCTCGGGACCGAGGATTTCTTCCCAGGCGCGCGTGATCCTTTCGCGGTCGCCGGCGTGGGCGAGGCCGGACCGTTTGATCCACCGGGCGAGGATGGAGCCGAGGGTCTCGGCCTCCGCCTTCGCCCTGCGGGCTTCCGCCGTCGCCCGATGGGCTATGGCGGACAAGTCGGGCGGTCGGCTGGCGCTCGGTTGGATGTCGTGGGTCATGGGATAAACACCTCGCAGGACAACGGCGCCGGTCGCTATCGGTCGCGGCTCGGACAGGCGCGCGAAAGCGGCGCTCACACGACGCTGATGGGCATGACGACGTAGGTGAAGGAACGTCCTTCGGTCATCACGCCGGGCTTCGCGGGCCCTTTGAAGGCGAAGACGAATTCCTCGGAGTCCATGGCCTTGAGGGCGTCAACGAGGAAGTTGGGGTCGAAGGCCATTTCGAGGGTTTCGCCGCCGTAGGCGGCGGGGAGGTGTATCTCGGCCTCGCCCATCTCGGGGGCCTTGCTCGTCAGGACGACCTCGTCGCCGGCGAACTTCAGGTGGATGCCGCGGGATTCCTCGTTCGTCAGGAGCGCGGCCTTGCGGACGCCGCCGAGGAAGGCGGCGGTGGCGAGGGTGACCTTCTTGTCGCACTCTTTCGGGATGACGTCGTCGTACTTGGGGAAGTGGCCTTCGACGAGGCGGGAGTAGACGACCCAGGTTCCGCCGTCGGCGGAAGGCGACGTGACGAGAATGTCCTTTTCGCTGAGCGCGACGCGGACGTCGGTTTTTTTGTCGGAGACGTCGGCGAGGCACCTCTCGATGAGTTGCATGGCCTTGGAGGGGACGATGGCCTGGACGGTTTTCTTCGGCCCGTCCTTGCATTTGCCTCGGGCGAGGGCGAGGCGCCGGCCGTCGGTCGCGACGAGCGAGAGGTTCGCGTCTTCGACTTCCCAGAGGACGCCGTTGAGGGCGTAGCGGGTGTTTTCGCGCGCGGTGGCGAAGATGACGCGATGGATCATCGCGAGGAGGTCGTCGGGTTTGACGGTGAAGGCTCCGGAGTCGGGGAACTCGGGGATGTTGGGGAAGTCGGCCGGGTTGTCGCCGAGCATTTTGAATCGTGAACCGGGGGCGGTGATTTCGGCGGCCTGGTCGGCGCCGGCGAGGGTGATGGTTTCGGCTTCGAGTTCCCTGAGGATCGCCCCGAGGCGTTCGGCGGGCAGAAGGACATCGCCCGGTTCCTGAACTTCCATTTTGGCGAGGCCGAAGCGGATGCCGACCTCCAGGTCGGTGGCGAGAAGGGTGATTCCGTCCTTTCGGGCCTCGATTTTGACGCAGGCGAGGGCCGGTTTCGGACTGCGGTGCGGAACGACGCCCGAGGCAACTTGGATTCCGTGAGTCAATGCGGCCCGGTCGCAAACGGTTTTCATGGGAAGAGTCTCCTTGTTTCTATTCTGAGGTCCGATCCGCAGGGGCAGTCTGTTCTGTTATAGGATAGATTGTAAAGAATTATCCTTCATCTTATAGCCGGTGAAAAGTCCTTTTTTCTTTTCGGGTCCACGGTAAAGCCGCTTTGTAAAATGGCTTACGGCGGCCCGGCCTGGACTCCGATTGTGGATAGAATGTGAAATAGCGTGTGGCGCGCGGACGGCCGATCGGTGGCGCATCGGCCCGGTTGGCCGAGCGGTGCGAAATGCGTCCCAGTGCGCCACGGATGCGCCACGGGTTATCCCCCAGATTACGACCGCAAAATATCGCGTTCGATGGCCTCGACGAGTCCGCGGAAAGCAGGGTCGTGTTCGATCATGCGTCGGATCTTTCGCTCGGCGTGGAGGACGGTGGTGTGGTCGCGTCCGCCGAAGAAGACGCCGATTTCTTCGAGGCTCCGGTTCGACAGGCGGCGCGCGAGGAACATGCAGATCTGGCGCGGGACGGCGACGGATTGGGCCCTCTCGCGGCCCTGGAGATCGCTGAGGCGGGCACTATAGCGCCGGATGACGGCATCCGCGACTTCCTGGATGGTGATGGCGCGGGTGGGGGCGGCGATGAGGTCGCGGAGGGCTTCCTTGGCGAGGGCGAGGTCGATCGGGCGGTTGCAAAGGGAGGCATAGCCGAGGACGCGGACGACGGCGCCTTCGAGTTCGCGGTTGTTGGTGTCGACGACGCTGGCGATGTACTGGACGACGTCCTCCGGGAGGTCGCGTTCGCGGAGGCGTGCTTTCTTTTGGACGATGGCGACTCGCGTCTCGAAACTGGGGCGATCGACGCGGACGACGAGGCCCCACTTGAAGCGAGAGACGAGCCTCTCCTCGAGGCTCGGGATTTCGTGGGGCGGCGAATCGCTCGAGAGGACGACCTGCTTCTGGGCCTGGTAGAGGGTGTTGAAGGTGTGGAAGAATTCTTCCTGGGTCCGGTCCTTGTCGGCGAGGAAGTGGATGTCGTCGATGACGAGGACGCCGAGGTGGCGGAACCGTTGGCGGAACTGTTCCGTCTGGCCGTGCCCGATGGCGGTGATGAAGCGGTTGACGAAATCCTCGCAGGAGATGTAGGCCAGTCCCGATGCATCGGGATCGGGCTGGTCGGCGAGGATGCGGTGGCAAATGGCCTGGAGGAGGTGGCTCTTGCCAAGGCCGGCGCTCGCGTGGACGAACAGGGGGTTGTAGGCGCGGCCGGGGAGGTCGGCGACGGCGAGGGAGGCCGCGTGCGCGAGGCGGTTGCAGGGGCCCGTGACGAAGTTCTCGAAGGTGTACAGGGGGTTCAGGGCGGGGGTGTCGCGCAAGGGCGCGGGCGGCGCCTCCAGGGTCGCCTTCGGGGGTTTGGCGCACGCCTCGCGGCGACGCGGGTCGGCCGGGGCGGGTTCGGCGGGCTCGGCATCCGTGTGGGGCGCCGCGGCGGAGGCGGGGTGGCGAAACTCCAGATGGATGCGGTGTCCGATGGTGGCCTCGAGGGCGCGCTGGAGG from Planctomycetota bacterium harbors:
- a CDS encoding transposase, with translation MARLARVVVPGYPHHITQRGNRRLPTFFSDADYEAYLAFLAEQCDACGVRIWAWCLMPNHVHLVAVPKTAEALARALGEAHRRYTHRINSRKGWRGYLWQGRFGSFVMERAHVLAVVQYVERNPVRAGLVKRAWQWPWSSAAGHVGGRPDALVHSNPLVEDVSDWRRFLMQAEDEAALDAIRRHGRTGRPWGASWFLGRLEKRLGRRVRPGQPGRPRKAKGK
- a CDS encoding DUF721 domain-containing protein, whose translation is MTHDIQPSASRPPDLSAIAHRATAEARRAKAEAETLGSILARWIKRSGLAHAGDRERITRAWEEILGPEAVHTCLDGIRKGTATFVVDSSTLLSELNNFRRQELLEGLQARVKAPFISDLKFRLEKRA
- the dnaN gene encoding DNA polymerase III subunit beta, translating into MKTVCDRAALTHGIQVASGVVPHRSPKPALACVKIEARKDGITLLATDLEVGIRFGLAKMEVQEPGDVLLPAERLGAILRELEAETITLAGADQAAEITAPGSRFKMLGDNPADFPNIPEFPDSGAFTVKPDDLLAMIHRVIFATARENTRYALNGVLWEVEDANLSLVATDGRRLALARGKCKDGPKKTVQAIVPSKAMQLIERCLADVSDKKTDVRVALSEKDILVTSPSADGGTWVVYSRLVEGHFPKYDDVIPKECDKKVTLATAAFLGGVRKAALLTNEESRGIHLKFAGDEVVLTSKAPEMGEAEIHLPAAYGGETLEMAFDPNFLVDALKAMDSEEFVFAFKGPAKPGVMTEGRSFTYVVMPISVV
- the dnaA gene encoding chromosomal replication initiator protein DnaA; amino-acid sequence: MASSASGSSGQPVDPALWQEALARLRDRTRSVTVPAWLADARLGSVAGSRVEVRLPESASDQKVAAVLKRALQRALEATIGHRIHLEFRHPASAAAPHTDAEPAEPAPADPRRREACAKPPKATLEAPPAPLRDTPALNPLYTFENFVTGPCNRLAHAASLAVADLPGRAYNPLFVHASAGLGKSHLLQAICHRILADQPDPDASGLAYISCEDFVNRFITAIGHGQTEQFRQRFRHLGVLVIDDIHFLADKDRTQEEFFHTFNTLYQAQKQVVLSSDSPPHEIPSLEERLVSRFKWGLVVRVDRPSFETRVAIVQKKARLRERDLPEDVVQYIASVVDTNNRELEGAVVRVLGYASLCNRPIDLALAKEALRDLIAAPTRAITIQEVADAVIRRYSARLSDLQGRERAQSVAVPRQICMFLARRLSNRSLEEIGVFFGGRDHTTVLHAERKIRRMIEHDPAFRGLVEAIERDILRS